A window of the Brassica napus cultivar Da-Ae chromosome C5, Da-Ae, whole genome shotgun sequence genome harbors these coding sequences:
- the LOC111206149 gene encoding uncharacterized protein LOC111206149: MTHPDEEYRDMKKAKRENDMRGYINDAHHGILTRCFCGERIVNKFSPAIKFPGDFDTLPGRRYFTCAKFENDGFHFCHSWVFAMEEDVKGMLSRVDEMYAQIDKLKDQLKRVTHP, from the exons ATGACGCATCCAGACGAGGAGTACCGTGACATGAAGAAAGCAAAGAGAGAAAACGACATGCGTGGGTACATCAACGACGCCCATCACGGGATTCTGACCAGATGTTTCTGTGGAGAAAGAATCGTCAACAAGTTTTCTCCGGCTATAAAGTTTCCCGGTGACTTTGATACTCTGCCTGGAAGGAGGTACTTCACTTGCGCCAAGTTTGAG AATGATGGATTCCACTTCTGTCATTCATGGGTATTCGCCATGGAGGAAGATGTTAAGGGCATGCTGAGTCGTGTGGATGAGATGTATGCACAGATTGACAAGCTCAAGGACCAGCTTAAGCGTGTTACCCATCCATAA